A window of the Virgibacillus pantothenticus genome harbors these coding sequences:
- a CDS encoding hybrid sensor histidine kinase/response regulator, protein MPITKTKIFLLISLFSLLLILFRIGWMNYHQPPEKPTAEAGVIDFRSLNMSKNEIYKLDGEWHFDPYKFIEPSTMTKSKQNSKTVRIPQNWKNELDDNRKETASGYGTYRLKIRLPKNRPELLSLHLSKIASSAAIYVDGKLISQVNPSAEQNNKNTEKYGALSVSFTPIKDEAELMIHVSNNELPFNGGITNSIWFGSSAAIHQKASFFATLQVIVSVIYFLHMFYAFSLIFFGKGQHKKTLLYFGIMVASAGFANLIDDNVIVQLPIQIEWYYRILYLLFLTTLICMLFFVKSLFVLRSRIFSYLVFIYGLFCIAIITTPFSYYYVLSGFANAFVIIAVILMFKSIIPLTQRKEYGSIIILLFIVSYAINILAGMLINEKIIAMPYYPFDFIAMTILIALVLLQRYIRLLELNKQQTAILQQANKQKDVFLMNTSHELRNPLHGIINIGQSILDNEGEKLSANNKYHLNLLVRVGQQMSFMLNDLIDLTRLKEERIKLHQKEINLHAVVSGLIDMISFLMDGKKIQVKVRISPSFPNIYADENRLMQILFNILHNAVKFTSEGEVIVKAEPKGKMAYIQVIDTGIGMSEETTKKIFQPYVQENRLKSANGGIGIGLSICKKLIELHGGTIGVHSEINKGSTFFFTIPFADKSAIKKNTYTEVRTFIPDETTIHNDCTLAADSHTNHHRQKILIVDDDPVNLKVLYNVLSADYEVATAFSGEQALQCIQTGKCDLVICDVMMPNMSGYELTQTVRQQYSLSELPILLLTARQQFEDIYAGFLAGANDYVAKPAHTLELRARVRALTDLKKSINEQLKTEAAWLQAQIQPHFLFNTLNTIASLGAMDTSRMVTLLNEFGKYLRLSFGIHNTQTLIPVEDELELTHAYLFIEQERFGDRLQIQWELDENIDFQIPPLSIQPIVENAVKHGVLKRITGGAIMVRITKLDTHFEVSIIDNGVGMKENKIHEILDGSTNKSKGIGLANTNRRFKQLFGKGLMIISEPNEGTTVIMAIPRS, encoded by the coding sequence ATGCCAATAACAAAAACCAAAATATTTTTGCTCATTAGTTTATTTTCATTGCTGTTAATTTTATTTCGTATTGGCTGGATGAACTATCATCAACCTCCAGAAAAACCGACAGCGGAAGCAGGAGTGATTGATTTTCGTAGTCTTAACATGTCAAAAAACGAAATTTACAAGTTGGATGGAGAATGGCACTTTGATCCATATAAGTTTATAGAACCATCTACCATGACTAAAAGCAAGCAAAACTCCAAAACAGTCCGTATACCGCAAAATTGGAAAAACGAGTTAGATGATAACCGAAAAGAAACTGCTTCTGGTTATGGTACCTATCGTTTAAAAATCCGGTTACCTAAAAATCGTCCAGAACTGCTTTCTTTGCATTTATCAAAAATTGCTTCATCGGCTGCCATTTATGTAGACGGGAAGCTTATTTCTCAAGTAAATCCGTCGGCTGAACAGAATAACAAGAATACAGAAAAGTACGGAGCCTTATCTGTTTCATTTACTCCGATTAAAGATGAAGCAGAATTAATGATCCATGTATCGAATAACGAACTACCTTTTAACGGTGGAATTACCAATTCGATTTGGTTTGGATCATCCGCTGCCATTCATCAAAAAGCATCTTTCTTTGCAACCTTGCAAGTTATTGTAAGTGTTATATATTTTTTACATATGTTTTATGCATTTAGTTTAATTTTCTTTGGTAAAGGGCAACACAAAAAAACACTTCTCTACTTTGGAATTATGGTTGCTTCGGCAGGGTTTGCAAATCTCATCGACGATAATGTTATTGTACAATTGCCAATTCAAATCGAATGGTATTATCGTATCTTATACCTGTTATTCCTAACTACTCTGATTTGTATGCTATTCTTTGTCAAATCTCTGTTCGTGCTTCGAAGTCGTATATTTTCTTATTTAGTCTTTATTTACGGTCTATTTTGTATTGCTATTATAACCACGCCCTTTTCTTACTATTATGTTTTATCAGGCTTTGCAAATGCATTCGTAATCATAGCAGTTATTCTTATGTTTAAAAGTATTATCCCGCTTACGCAAAGAAAAGAATATGGTTCCATTATTATCCTTCTGTTTATTGTCAGTTATGCAATTAATATACTGGCTGGGATGTTAATAAATGAAAAAATTATTGCTATGCCTTATTATCCATTTGATTTCATAGCCATGACGATTTTAATTGCCTTGGTTTTATTGCAAAGATATATTCGTTTGTTGGAATTAAATAAACAACAAACCGCAATATTACAACAGGCAAATAAGCAAAAAGACGTATTCTTAATGAATACATCACATGAATTACGCAATCCATTGCATGGAATTATTAATATAGGCCAATCCATCCTCGATAATGAAGGGGAAAAGTTATCCGCAAATAATAAATACCATTTAAACCTCCTTGTACGGGTTGGACAACAAATGTCGTTTATGCTCAACGATCTTATTGATTTAACAAGACTGAAAGAAGAGCGTATCAAGCTACATCAAAAAGAAATAAATTTGCATGCAGTTGTATCTGGCTTAATTGACATGATCTCCTTTTTAATGGATGGTAAAAAAATACAGGTGAAGGTTCGCATCTCTCCTTCCTTTCCTAATATTTATGCTGATGAAAATCGATTAATGCAAATTTTATTTAACATCCTTCACAACGCTGTGAAGTTTACCAGTGAAGGAGAAGTTATCGTTAAGGCTGAACCAAAAGGGAAAATGGCATATATTCAAGTAATAGATACTGGTATTGGCATGAGTGAGGAAACAACTAAAAAAATTTTCCAGCCATACGTTCAAGAAAATCGACTCAAATCAGCAAATGGTGGGATTGGAATCGGGTTAAGCATATGTAAAAAACTGATTGAATTGCACGGCGGAACCATTGGAGTACATTCTGAAATTAATAAAGGTTCTACTTTCTTTTTCACGATTCCATTTGCTGATAAGTCTGCTATTAAAAAGAACACTTACACAGAGGTAAGAACCTTTATCCCTGATGAAACAACCATCCATAATGATTGTACATTAGCTGCGGACAGCCATACTAACCATCACCGACAAAAAATACTTATCGTTGACGATGACCCTGTTAATCTTAAAGTATTATACAATGTGCTATCTGCCGATTACGAAGTAGCAACAGCCTTCAGTGGAGAGCAAGCATTGCAGTGTATTCAAACTGGCAAATGCGACTTGGTTATTTGTGATGTGATGATGCCAAATATGTCTGGCTATGAACTTACCCAAACAGTTAGACAGCAATACAGTTTATCAGAATTACCTATTTTATTATTAACAGCACGGCAGCAATTTGAAGATATCTACGCCGGATTTTTAGCAGGAGCAAACGATTATGTTGCAAAGCCTGCACACACTCTAGAGTTACGAGCTAGGGTTCGGGCTTTAACCGATTTAAAAAAATCAATTAATGAACAGTTAAAAACGGAAGCAGCATGGCTCCAGGCTCAGATTCAGCCGCACTTTTTGTTTAACACATTAAACACGATTGCATCATTAGGTGCAATGGATACATCTAGAATGGTTACTTTACTTAATGAATTTGGCAAATATTTGCGTTTAAGTTTTGGCATTCATAACACTCAAACGCTTATTCCCGTTGAAGATGAACTAGAATTAACCCATGCTTACCTATTTATTGAACAAGAGCGATTTGGAGACAGATTACAGATTCAATGGGAGCTTGATGAAAATATTGACTTTCAAATCCCCCCATTGTCCATTCAACCGATTGTGGAAAATGCAGTGAAGCATGGTGTTTTAAAGCGAATTACTGGCGGTGCAATCATGGTTCGAATTACAAAACTCGACACACATTTCGAAGTATCCATTATCGACAACGGTGTCGGAATGAAGGAAAACAAGATTCATGAGATACTAGATGGATCAACCAATAAAAGTAAAGGAATTGGCTTAGCTAATACGAATCGCCGCTTCAAACAACTCTTCGGTAAAGGTTTAATGATTATTAGCGAGCCAAATGAAGGAACAACCGTTATTATGGCAATTCCACGTTCTTAA
- a CDS encoding response regulator translates to MKAILVDDEQMALDFLEHLLREHNDIEIVDKLTNPLSVKENVKQTNPDVVFLDINMPQVNGLELAEQILEMNPNIQIVFVTAYDDYALSAFEINALDYLLKPIQKERLKKTMKRLAQNSSPVTEHSSRKQDRLLLSVCGSFSIKKENGETELVSWRTSKVRELFHYLLHNKERLVRKSLLIELIWSGLDPEKAYAQLYTAIYHVRKALKHYPDYFKLENMTEGYILSTQNVDIDMELWQQKLEEAPPITQQTIKQYLEAMEYYTAPYFDDYDYWWAENDKIRLERLWYRTAMQIAKVYYSVSSYDKAKEWYKRINERYPEQEEVHFSLMKLYSFINETEKVDEQYLSLKNILQTELATTPNPEITSWYKQWKKYHM, encoded by the coding sequence TTGAAAGCGATTCTTGTAGATGATGAACAAATGGCATTAGATTTTTTAGAACACTTATTAAGGGAACATAATGATATAGAAATTGTTGATAAACTCACCAATCCTTTATCCGTAAAAGAAAACGTAAAGCAAACGAATCCAGATGTTGTGTTTTTAGATATTAATATGCCGCAAGTTAACGGACTGGAACTGGCAGAGCAGATCTTGGAAATGAATCCGAACATCCAGATTGTGTTTGTAACAGCATATGATGATTATGCATTAAGTGCATTTGAGATTAATGCTTTAGATTATTTATTAAAACCAATCCAGAAAGAACGTTTAAAGAAAACAATGAAACGCTTGGCACAAAACAGTTCACCTGTTACAGAGCATAGTTCCAGGAAGCAAGACCGGTTGTTACTAAGTGTTTGTGGCAGCTTTTCCATAAAAAAGGAAAATGGAGAAACGGAGCTAGTTTCTTGGCGGACTTCAAAAGTAAGGGAATTATTTCATTATTTACTCCATAATAAAGAGAGGCTTGTTAGGAAGTCGTTGCTAATTGAATTAATATGGTCAGGGCTAGATCCTGAAAAAGCGTATGCGCAACTATATACGGCTATTTATCATGTTCGGAAAGCATTAAAGCATTATCCAGATTACTTTAAATTAGAAAATATGACAGAGGGATACATTCTCTCTACTCAAAATGTTGACATTGATATGGAACTTTGGCAACAGAAATTGGAAGAAGCTCCTCCTATTACTCAACAAACAATAAAGCAATATTTAGAAGCGATGGAATATTATACAGCTCCCTATTTTGATGATTATGATTACTGGTGGGCAGAAAATGATAAGATAAGATTGGAAAGACTGTGGTATCGAACTGCGATGCAAATAGCCAAAGTATATTATTCTGTTTCCTCGTATGATAAAGCTAAAGAATGGTATAAACGAATTAACGAACGATACCCAGAGCAGGAAGAAGTTCACTTTTCATTAATGAAACTCTACTCTTTTATAAATGAAACAGAGAAAGTGGATGAACAATATTTATCTTTAAAAAACATACTACAGACGGAGTTAGCAACGACTCCTAACCCAGAAATAACAAGTTGGTATAAACAATGGAAAAAATATCATATGTAA
- a CDS encoding class D sortase — protein MIITKRKIGLGLMFIGVILVSIPFYYEWKQAKQVAALEEALAMVAESDENAVDLATIKDLPFSEEELKGVLELEIPSIDLKQKILTKTTEENLSIALTQIKTNQTPGEGNFTIAGHRGYRGDRHFRQLPNVEVGDKAYLHTAKQTFIYKITTSEVIEPTTVEVLEDRAGKNELTLITCTLDGKDRIALKGTLVGKK, from the coding sequence ATGATAATTACAAAACGGAAAATTGGGCTTGGATTGATGTTTATAGGGGTTATACTAGTATCCATCCCATTTTATTATGAATGGAAACAAGCCAAGCAAGTTGCAGCATTAGAAGAAGCGTTAGCGATGGTTGCAGAATCAGATGAAAATGCCGTCGATTTAGCAACAATAAAAGACTTACCTTTTTCTGAAGAAGAGTTAAAGGGGGTACTCGAATTGGAGATTCCATCTATTGACCTAAAGCAAAAAATTTTAACTAAAACAACAGAGGAAAACTTGAGTATCGCTTTAACGCAAATAAAAACGAATCAAACTCCAGGAGAAGGAAATTTTACGATTGCTGGACATAGAGGTTATCGTGGAGATCGTCATTTTCGGCAACTGCCTAATGTAGAAGTGGGAGATAAAGCGTACTTGCATACAGCCAAGCAAACCTTTATTTACAAAATCACAACTTCTGAAGTAATCGAGCCAACAACAGTTGAAGTTTTAGAAGATCGTGCAGGTAAAAATGAGCTTACTCTCATTACATGTACCCTCGATGGTAAAGATCGGATTGCACTAAAAGGAACGTTAGTAGGAAAAAAATAA
- a CDS encoding response regulator transcription factor, giving the protein MESSLMRVEKMIKVLMMNTSEIFTQGLRIILEDESDLEVLEIDNHEANILEQISDFDPGILLVHLINGTNDILKRNIHEIRRKYENIKIIYIFASIDKNMIKEALSQGVKGFLLSHSSGKALVHSIRNVWHHQYVFADEIVVEMIDFLGAECMNKKDRLKHYLTSQGLDLNGRDIDILFFIYKGYRNIEIASELNLSEKTVRDYVSKVYKKLQINNRNKVRTYLTSIIHQKEVE; this is encoded by the coding sequence ATGGAAAGTTCTCTAATGAGGGTGGAAAAAATGATAAAAGTGCTTATGATGAATACAAGTGAAATATTTACACAAGGGTTAAGGATCATATTAGAAGATGAAAGCGATTTGGAAGTTTTAGAAATAGATAATCACGAAGCTAATATTTTAGAGCAAATAAGTGATTTTGATCCGGGTATTTTGTTAGTTCACTTAATTAATGGGACCAATGATATATTAAAACGAAACATACACGAAATAAGGAGAAAGTATGAAAATATAAAAATTATCTATATATTTGCTTCGATTGATAAAAATATGATTAAAGAAGCATTGAGTCAAGGCGTCAAAGGCTTTTTATTAAGCCATAGCAGTGGTAAGGCACTTGTTCATTCGATTAGAAATGTGTGGCATCATCAATATGTTTTTGCTGATGAAATCGTTGTGGAAATGATCGATTTTCTAGGAGCAGAATGTATGAATAAAAAAGACAGACTGAAACATTATTTAACTTCACAGGGCTTGGATTTAAATGGAAGAGATATTGATATTCTATTTTTTATCTACAAAGGATACAGAAATATAGAAATAGCAAGCGAATTAAATTTGTCAGAAAAAACAGTGCGGGACTATGTAAGTAAAGTATATAAAAAGCTGCAAATCAATAATAGAAATAAAGTAAGGACATACTTGACTTCAATCATACATCAGAAAGAGGTAGAATAA
- a CDS encoding DUF2628 domain-containing protein has product MKCLYCGANNDEHGSYCKHCGNEQAATVVESEERFADDDSDLLRFVGKRKNYYARKWIKMESANGVSFNVCSFLFGFLWLGYRKMYKMILLLAVVFLVIDLILFLIGYEYTFSNNATYIDTGIMFAVIILYGFYGNKFYKNFVEKQVDKIKQTNGDTEKINEEIERKGGVHWFGPIIGLLILLGVYTVPSMFIPVHVNDVDQVKLSTFTEFPDVLIGDLFDEVFQNGEWKEVDEASISEHSMVDFVATYNEGGQRHDVTIRFGVHEEEEEELGVFMITINGEELNDLETVEYLQFIFRNYNQRE; this is encoded by the coding sequence ATGAAATGTCTATATTGTGGGGCGAACAATGATGAACATGGTTCCTATTGTAAGCATTGTGGCAATGAGCAAGCCGCTACAGTAGTGGAAAGTGAAGAAAGATTTGCAGATGATGATAGTGATCTTTTACGATTTGTCGGTAAGCGCAAGAATTATTACGCAAGAAAATGGATAAAAATGGAAAGTGCAAATGGTGTTTCCTTTAATGTCTGTAGTTTTTTGTTCGGTTTTTTGTGGCTAGGTTACCGAAAAATGTATAAAATGATTTTGTTGTTAGCGGTCGTTTTTTTGGTTATTGACCTCATTCTGTTTCTAATTGGATATGAGTATACGTTTAGTAATAATGCCACCTATATAGATACTGGAATAATGTTTGCCGTGATTATTTTGTATGGTTTTTATGGGAACAAATTTTATAAAAATTTCGTTGAAAAGCAAGTAGATAAAATTAAGCAGACCAATGGAGACACAGAAAAAATAAACGAGGAAATAGAAAGGAAGGGAGGCGTCCATTGGTTCGGACCTATTATCGGTTTACTTATTTTGCTTGGAGTGTATACAGTTCCATCCATGTTTATTCCTGTTCATGTCAATGACGTCGATCAGGTAAAATTAAGTACATTTACTGAATTTCCAGATGTCCTTATCGGTGATTTATTTGATGAGGTCTTCCAAAATGGAGAATGGAAAGAGGTAGATGAAGCAAGTATTTCAGAACATAGCATGGTAGATTTTGTTGCAACCTATAATGAAGGTGGGCAAAGACACGATGTTACAATCCGCTTTGGTGTTCATGAGGAGGAAGAAGAAGAACTAGGCGTCTTTATGATAACCATAAATGGAGAAGAATTAAACGATTTAGAAACTGTTGAATACTTGCAATTCATTTTTCGAAACTATAATCAGAGAGAATGA
- a CDS encoding DMT family transporter, translating into MSNRNKGIILLLLSAFGFSMMAAFVKLSGDVPTVQKTLFRNAISMIIAFGFVKYYGASLFGKKENQKYLLLRSSLGAVGILLNFYAIDHLVLSDADMLNKMSPFLTIIFAAIFLKEKTRLFQVVSIIIAFLGTLFIIKPAFSSDTIPYIAGFCSAVFAAGAYTVLRVLGRKEQFYTVVFYFSFFTTMILLPFVIAFYEPMTWHQWAYLLGAGIFATVGQFGITIAYKYAPAKEISIFFYSTVVYSALISIVLFEQIPDILSIIGYLTIFGASLYMFLKNNQLSRLEKNKHQHLST; encoded by the coding sequence GTGAGCAACCGTAATAAAGGAATTATTCTATTACTTCTATCCGCATTTGGATTTTCGATGATGGCTGCTTTTGTCAAGCTATCTGGTGATGTTCCAACTGTACAAAAAACACTATTTCGAAACGCCATTTCCATGATCATTGCATTCGGTTTTGTGAAATATTACGGAGCAAGCCTGTTCGGTAAAAAAGAAAATCAAAAATATTTACTGCTTCGTTCCAGCTTGGGAGCTGTAGGGATTTTATTAAACTTTTATGCGATTGATCATTTAGTTCTGTCAGATGCAGACATGCTTAATAAAATGAGTCCATTTCTTACTATTATTTTTGCAGCCATCTTTTTAAAAGAGAAAACGCGCTTGTTCCAAGTGGTATCGATAATTATTGCCTTTTTAGGAACATTATTCATTATAAAGCCTGCATTTTCCTCAGATACTATTCCTTATATCGCCGGTTTCTGCTCTGCTGTCTTTGCAGCAGGCGCCTATACAGTTTTGCGTGTCTTAGGAAGAAAAGAACAATTCTATACTGTTGTCTTTTATTTTTCATTTTTCACAACGATGATTCTATTACCATTTGTGATTGCGTTTTATGAACCTATGACATGGCACCAATGGGCTTATCTTTTAGGTGCAGGGATTTTTGCCACAGTTGGACAATTTGGAATAACCATTGCATATAAGTACGCACCAGCTAAAGAAATTTCTATCTTTTTCTACTCGACCGTTGTATATTCCGCATTAATTAGTATTGTTCTCTTTGAACAAATACCAGATATATTAAGCATCATTGGCTATCTCACCATCTTCGGTGCCTCGCTTTATATGTTTTTGAAAAACAATCAGCTAAGTCGTCTAGAAAAAAACAAACACCAGCACTTGTCTACATGA